CGCTCCGTCCCTCCATCCTTTATGCACAGCACGCTGCTCCGGTCCTCCCCGACGAAACACACCTTCGTGCCCGAGCACCATGGTCCACTCCAGGCGCTTTCACTGAGAGACATGGAGGCGAAGCAGCACCAGATAAAGAGCCTGAAGAGCTACCCGGAGACCGGCGGCCGGAGCCTGGCAGCAGCCGCCGCGGGGGGAGACGGAGCAGGCGGCGCTGGGCACCGAGCCGGCTCGGctgagatggagatggaggcGAAGATCCAGAAAGCCATCGACTTCAAGGTGGAGGGTCACCGCTGCTACAAGGAGAAGAAATTCCGGGAGGCGATAGGCAAGTACCACCGggcgctgctgcagctgaagggGGTGCACGTCGTGGACGGGACGACGTGCTCCGAGGTCAACCTGCTGAGCCAAGCCGCCGCCAAGCTGACCGAGGAGCAGCGGAGAGCCGTGGAGAGCACCGAGATCGAGTGCTACGACAGCTTGACAGGTGAGCCGCATACTCGGTGTGCACCCCCACCATAAACACCCACACCTCTGGAGCCCTGGTGCTGCTGACACGGTTCGTTCCGGTTCGCCGGGCTCACGGTAGACCGTTCCTGCAGGTGCTAGAGCTCAGAGGCAGGTGGAACAACAATCTGCAAGAGACGTAGAGATAGATCTGCAGATTTCATGAGGGGAGACATTGCACTGACCACATTAGAGCATCATGTAGCCTATAGTGAGGCCAGACATGAGAGAAATGTCACAAATGAAATGAGCACATCTTGTTTTTGCCATGCCTATTCCAGGCTCTCCCACAGCCTCTCATTGGGTTTCTTCAATGCACACATTTCCAGTCATTTACTGATTCTTTCAAGTGAAAGCTTTGCCCACTGCTGTGCAAGTTTGAGACTAAGATAATacataacaaaaataaactaaGGGACAAAAGAGtcatgaaatgtgaaataaataaattttcATTATGTCTGAGCCAAGACTGTTGTGTGTTGTAACGTCAGCAGCCAAAAAGGGTGATGTAAGGTTCTGTCTGCTGGCCCCACTCTGCAGATACTTTGTGTTAGAAAAGACTGACTGCCGTAAACAATTTTTTTGCTGGGGATAGATTTGTGCTCAATCTTTAATTGTGAAGAGCAAATCACCACAATTAATCACAAAAACATCATGTTTTATCTGACCAACtaaagattttaaattgat
The Paralichthys olivaceus isolate ysfri-2021 chromosome 11, ASM2471397v2, whole genome shotgun sequence genome window above contains:
- the ttc9b gene encoding tetratricopeptide repeat protein 9B, which produces MHSTLLRSSPTKHTFVPEHHGPLQALSLRDMEAKQHQIKSLKSYPETGGRSLAAAAAGGDGAGGAGHRAGSAEMEMEAKIQKAIDFKVEGHRCYKEKKFREAIGKYHRALLQLKGVHVVDGTTCSEVNLLSQAAAKLTEEQRRAVESTEIECYDSLTACLLQSELVNYERVKEYCLKVLSHQRDHFKAMYRAGIAFYHLGDYECALRYLRDAKNREPTDTNVLRYIQLTEMKMSKSGQRDRESGKETQG